The DNA region TTAAATAGAGAGGCAAAGAGATTTAAGATAAACGTAGTTTCTATAAAGCCGAAGAATCTAGTTATGTATAAAGACGAGCACGGGGGAGAGATCAAGGTATCAGAGTATTTTTGTAAATGTATGCCATTGACGCTGAAAGTACAGTCAAGGTATCAGGCATTGGGTGAATTTCTCATGAGTCTTGAGGAAAGTAGGCTGCCGCTAGTTTCTGTGGAGAGAGTGAGTATAGTAAAAAGTGAACCTAGTTCACCTAATGTAGATACAGAGGTGGAATTAAACGCCTTTATGCTGGGAAAATAAT from Candidatus Gorgyraea atricola includes:
- the pilO gene encoding type 4a pilus biogenesis protein PilO produces the protein MNVKLNLKDKKSLMHAGIFIAILLIVFQFIYFPKHRQVKKLEAEHKTVKKDIDELYSFIGGQENLKDNIVNMRREMSLLEGAFPFEKEVSNIIKQLNREAKRFKINVVSIKPKNLVMYKDEHGGEIKVSEYFCKCMPLTLKVQSRYQALGEFLMSLEESRLPLVSVERVSIVKSEPSSPNVDTEVELNAFMLGK